The following proteins are encoded in a genomic region of Micromonospora olivasterospora:
- a CDS encoding response regulator transcription factor, whose translation MSRVLVVEDEESFSDALSYMLRKEGFEVSVAATGPSALTEFDRAGADIVLLDLMLPEMSGTEVCRQLRQRSHVPIIMVTARDSEIDKVVGLEIGADDYVTKPYSPRELVARIRAVLRRQSVEAAEPGAPTLAAGPVRMDIERHVVTVDGAAVQLPLKEFELLELLLRNAGRVLTRGQLIDRVWGADYVGDTKTLDVHVKRLRSKIEPEPSAPRFIVTVRGLGYKFEP comes from the coding sequence TTGAGCCGCGTTCTGGTGGTCGAGGACGAGGAGTCGTTCTCCGACGCCCTGTCGTACATGCTCCGCAAGGAGGGTTTCGAGGTCTCGGTCGCGGCCACCGGCCCGTCCGCCCTCACCGAGTTCGACCGGGCCGGCGCCGACATCGTGCTGCTCGACCTGATGCTGCCCGAGATGTCCGGCACCGAGGTGTGCCGGCAGCTCCGCCAGCGCTCGCACGTGCCGATCATCATGGTCACCGCGCGGGACAGCGAGATCGACAAGGTGGTCGGCCTGGAGATCGGGGCGGACGACTACGTGACCAAGCCGTACTCGCCCCGCGAGCTGGTCGCCCGGATCCGGGCCGTGCTGCGCCGGCAGAGCGTCGAGGCCGCCGAGCCGGGCGCGCCGACCCTCGCCGCCGGCCCCGTGCGGATGGACATCGAGCGGCACGTCGTCACGGTCGACGGAGCCGCCGTCCAGTTGCCGCTGAAGGAGTTCGAGCTGCTGGAGCTGCTGCTGCGCAACGCCGGCCGGGTGCTCACCCGGGGGCAGTTGATCGACCGGGTCTGGGGCGCGGACTACGTCGGCGACACCAAGACGCTGGACGTGCACGTCAAGCGGCTGCGCTCGAAGATCGAGCCGGAGCCGTCCGCGCCGCGCTTCATCGTCACCGTCCGGGGGCTGGGCTACAAGTTCGAGCCGTGA